One window of Vicinamibacterales bacterium genomic DNA carries:
- a CDS encoding TolC family protein: protein MKLHVGIVAMFVAVAAGAGLGRADDGAQASSRITLEQAIERGLATSHRLAEIGARQQGAAAAVESRRVASLPLVSAQAGYTRTNHVQEFGIAVPGSAPRIIYPDVPDNLRTRLDFQWPIYTFGRTDALERAARAELEATGLDLATARNDLTLEVTRGFWAVVTANESVRVVEESLKRMDASLEDMRNRLKVGLVPPNDVLSMEAQRSRQQMLLIQVRNMREQALADLRRLTGAAPDAPLDVDATLESAPAPVATASVLVAEARKARPDRGAIETRIKGAGERREAAVANRRPVLSVGAGFDVARPNPRIFPRAGEWNDSWDASVNFTWTLWDFGRVRAEVAEATAAQAVMRERLAEFDSVLDVDVRQRRLDLESATAAVTAARDAVRAATEARRVVGDRFAAGVATSTEVLDAQVALLQAGLDRTQALANVRLAEARLNRSLGR, encoded by the coding sequence ATGAAGCTGCACGTGGGAATCGTCGCGATGTTCGTGGCAGTCGCTGCGGGAGCGGGATTGGGCCGAGCGGACGATGGGGCCCAGGCGTCTTCCCGGATCACGCTCGAACAGGCGATCGAACGCGGACTGGCAACCAGCCATCGGCTCGCGGAGATTGGCGCGCGCCAGCAGGGTGCGGCCGCGGCCGTCGAGTCGCGCCGTGTCGCGAGCCTGCCGCTCGTCTCGGCACAAGCCGGCTACACCCGCACCAATCACGTTCAGGAATTTGGGATCGCGGTCCCTGGGAGCGCGCCGCGAATCATCTATCCGGATGTGCCGGACAACCTCCGCACGCGCCTCGACTTCCAGTGGCCGATCTACACCTTCGGCCGGACCGATGCCCTCGAGCGGGCCGCCCGCGCCGAACTGGAGGCCACCGGTCTCGACCTCGCAACCGCGCGCAACGACCTCACGCTCGAGGTGACGCGGGGGTTCTGGGCGGTCGTCACCGCCAACGAGTCGGTGCGCGTCGTCGAGGAGTCGCTGAAGCGCATGGATGCATCGCTCGAGGACATGCGCAACCGGCTGAAGGTGGGACTCGTCCCGCCAAACGACGTGCTGTCGATGGAAGCACAGCGATCGCGTCAGCAGATGCTGCTCATCCAGGTGCGGAACATGCGTGAACAGGCGCTGGCCGATCTCCGGCGCCTGACCGGCGCCGCGCCCGACGCGCCGCTCGACGTCGACGCGACGCTGGAGAGCGCGCCCGCGCCGGTGGCAACCGCCTCGGTTCTCGTCGCGGAGGCGCGGAAGGCCAGGCCCGATCGAGGCGCGATTGAAACGCGCATCAAGGGAGCCGGCGAGCGCCGCGAGGCGGCAGTCGCGAACAGGCGACCGGTGTTGAGCGTCGGTGCCGGCTTCGACGTCGCCCGCCCGAATCCCCGGATCTTCCCGCGCGCCGGGGAATGGAATGACTCGTGGGACGCGAGCGTGAACTTCACCTGGACGTTGTGGGACTTCGGGCGCGTGCGCGCGGAGGTCGCGGAGGCAACAGCGGCGCAGGCGGTGATGCGCGAGCGCCTGGCCGAGTTCGACAGCGTGCTGGACGTCGATGTGCGGCAGCGCCGGCTCGATCTCGAGTCGGCCACGGCCGCGGTGACCGCGGCCCGAGACGCCGTGCGCGCCGCGACCGAGGCCAGGCGCGTGGTCGGCGATCGGTTCGCCGCCGGCGTGGCGACGAGCACCGAGGTGCTCGACGCGCAGGTGGCGCTGCTGCAGGCGGGCCTCGATCGCACCCAGGCGCTGGCCAACGTCCGACTCGCCGAAGCGCGATTGAACCGTTCGCTCGGCCGATAG
- a CDS encoding ABC transporter ATP-binding protein, whose product MDAIVVKELTRRFGDFVAVDHVSFTVKTGEIFGFLGSNGAGKSTTIRMLCGLLKPTSGAAIVGGEDVSRNPEGVKARIGYMSQKFSLYELLTVDQNIRLYAELYGVAPARFAERRRFALEMAGLEGRETSLPRDLPGGFRQRLALGCAILHEPPILFLDEPTGGVDPISRRQFWRLIDQLSKSGVTVLVTTHYLDEAEYCHRLAVIHAGKIAALGTIAELKHVFADRPIIEIRTGRPVEVMRALDAMTEVEESSMFGTAVHAVLRPGSFGAADLVGRLEASGLGVESLESVQPSLEDVFLDVVEKAARA is encoded by the coding sequence ATGGATGCCATCGTCGTCAAGGAACTGACCCGCCGGTTCGGCGATTTCGTTGCGGTGGATCACGTGTCGTTCACGGTGAAGACCGGGGAGATCTTTGGCTTCCTCGGCAGCAACGGCGCCGGCAAGTCGACGACGATCCGGATGCTGTGCGGCCTGCTGAAGCCGACTTCCGGAGCGGCCATCGTCGGCGGGGAGGACGTGAGCCGGAATCCCGAGGGCGTGAAGGCCAGGATCGGCTACATGTCGCAGAAGTTCTCGCTGTACGAGTTGCTGACCGTCGATCAGAACATCCGTCTCTACGCCGAGCTCTACGGCGTGGCGCCGGCGCGGTTTGCCGAGCGTCGACGCTTCGCCCTCGAGATGGCTGGACTCGAGGGTCGCGAGACGAGCCTTCCGCGCGACCTGCCCGGCGGTTTCCGTCAGCGGCTGGCGCTCGGCTGCGCCATCCTCCACGAGCCGCCAATCCTCTTCCTCGACGAGCCGACTGGGGGCGTGGATCCAATCTCGCGACGGCAGTTCTGGCGGCTGATCGATCAGCTGTCGAAGTCCGGCGTCACCGTGCTCGTCACGACGCACTACCTGGACGAAGCCGAGTACTGTCACCGACTGGCCGTGATCCACGCCGGGAAGATCGCAGCGCTCGGCACGATCGCCGAGCTGAAGCACGTGTTCGCGGACCGTCCCATTATCGAGATCCGCACCGGGCGCCCGGTGGAGGTGATGCGCGCGCTCGACGCGATGACGGAAGTCGAGGAGAGCAGCATGTTCGGCACCGCGGTGCACGCGGTGCTTCGTCCAGGTTCGTTCGGAGCGGCTGACCTTGTCGGGCGCCTGGAGGCGTCCGGTCTCGGCGTGGAGTCGTTGGAGTCCGTTCAACCGTCGCTCGAGGACGTGTTTCTCGACGTGGTGGAAAAGGCGGCGCGGGCATGA
- a CDS encoding ABC transporter permease: MKKALAVGKKELRQIIRDRRTLMILLFIPVFFLLLYGYALNFDIKHVALAVQDRDGSTESRTLVSAFLNSGYFDFAAAIRSPEDLRHVMDANDVRAALIIPENTGRAMRRGEIAPVQIIINGDNANTAATVMGYSLTIVRTVSTNLILEQRGLSLTPPVTVEPRIWFNPELRSTLFLVPGLIAFIGMITATISTALSVVREKERGTWEQVRMAPIGTPSYVIGKTLPYLGLSLISSMAIVVAAMWLFELPMRGSWWSLLLATTLFLLGALGTGLLVSTIADSQLVAFQVALILAFLPTFLLSGFIFPIQNMPRPIQIVTYAVPARYFLVALRGIVLKGIGLALVWQQVVAMTAYAVLVLGLASIRLARERG, encoded by the coding sequence ATGAAGAAGGCGCTGGCGGTCGGCAAGAAGGAACTCAGGCAGATCATCCGCGACCGGCGCACGCTCATGATTCTGCTGTTCATCCCGGTCTTCTTCCTGCTGCTCTACGGGTACGCGCTGAACTTCGACATCAAGCACGTCGCGCTGGCGGTGCAGGACCGCGACGGCAGCACGGAGAGTCGGACGCTGGTGTCGGCGTTCCTGAACTCCGGGTACTTCGACTTTGCGGCCGCCATCCGCTCGCCCGAAGATCTCCGGCACGTGATGGACGCCAACGACGTCCGGGCGGCGCTCATCATTCCGGAGAACACGGGCCGCGCGATGCGACGCGGCGAAATCGCGCCGGTGCAGATCATCATCAACGGCGACAACGCAAACACCGCGGCCACGGTGATGGGGTACTCGCTGACGATCGTGCGCACCGTCTCGACCAACCTGATCCTCGAGCAGCGCGGCCTCTCGCTCACACCGCCCGTCACCGTCGAGCCCCGAATCTGGTTCAACCCGGAACTTCGCAGCACTCTCTTCCTGGTCCCCGGCCTGATCGCGTTCATCGGGATGATCACCGCCACGATCTCGACCGCGCTCTCGGTCGTGCGCGAGAAGGAGCGCGGCACGTGGGAGCAGGTTCGCATGGCGCCGATCGGCACGCCCTCGTACGTCATCGGCAAGACGCTGCCCTACCTCGGATTGTCGCTCATCTCGTCCATGGCGATCGTCGTCGCCGCGATGTGGCTCTTCGAATTGCCGATGCGGGGATCCTGGTGGTCGCTCCTGCTGGCCACGACGCTCTTCCTGCTCGGTGCCCTCGGTACCGGCCTGCTCGTGTCCACGATCGCCGACTCGCAGTTGGTGGCGTTCCAGGTCGCGCTCATTCTCGCCTTCCTGCCGACGTTCCTGCTGTCGGGGTTCATCTTCCCGATTCAGAACATGCCGCGACCGATCCAGATCGTGACCTACGCCGTGCCGGCGCGGTACTTCCTGGTTGCACTTCGCGGCATCGTGCTCAAGGGCATTGGGCTCGCGCTCGTGTGGCAGCAGGTCGTGGCGATGACGGCATACGCGGTGCTGGTGCTCGGCCTTGCGTCCATTCGGTTGGCGCGGGAGCGGGGATAG
- a CDS encoding ABC transporter permease: MRRLLFLIWKELLELRQDKRMLPIVFVAPILQLIVLGYAATTDVQNVPVIVADADRSAASRDLVQRFEGSPYFTVTSVVSNVNEVVSNLEDGRAWMALSIPVGYGQKVGAGRPTAVQVVADGTDANSTNIALGYASTLVAGYAQELAFARVPGGRPPGGLQADVRVWFNPQLESKFFMIPGVLAILLIVMTIVLASMGIVREKELGTLEQLNVTPLRRWELIVGKLLPYGLIGAVDIFLVTGVAVLWFKVPLLGSFPLLFCLSLVFLLSTLGLGLFVSTISDNQQQAMMTAVFFFLTPMIYLSGFVFPIENMPAAIQPLTYLIPLRYYLVIVRGIFLKGVGLDVLWPQALALLVWGVAILGLATLRSTKRAT, encoded by the coding sequence ATGCGACGCCTGTTGTTCCTGATCTGGAAAGAGCTGCTGGAACTGCGCCAGGACAAGCGCATGTTGCCGATCGTGTTCGTGGCGCCAATTCTGCAGCTGATCGTGCTCGGATACGCCGCGACGACCGACGTGCAGAACGTCCCGGTGATCGTGGCCGATGCGGATCGGTCGGCCGCGAGCCGGGATCTCGTCCAGCGATTCGAGGGTTCCCCGTACTTCACCGTCACGTCCGTCGTTTCGAACGTCAACGAGGTGGTGTCCAACCTCGAGGACGGCCGCGCCTGGATGGCGCTGTCGATTCCGGTCGGGTACGGCCAGAAGGTGGGAGCCGGAAGGCCGACGGCGGTCCAGGTCGTCGCGGACGGCACGGATGCGAACTCGACGAACATCGCGCTCGGCTATGCCTCGACGCTGGTCGCCGGCTACGCGCAGGAACTGGCCTTCGCGCGTGTCCCCGGCGGCCGGCCGCCCGGCGGCCTCCAGGCCGATGTACGCGTCTGGTTCAACCCCCAACTCGAGAGCAAGTTCTTCATGATCCCGGGTGTGCTCGCCATCCTGCTGATCGTGATGACGATCGTCCTCGCATCGATGGGCATCGTGCGAGAGAAGGAACTGGGAACCCTCGAGCAGTTGAACGTGACGCCGCTGCGCCGGTGGGAACTGATTGTCGGAAAGCTCCTGCCCTACGGCCTCATCGGCGCGGTCGACATCTTCCTGGTCACCGGCGTCGCGGTGCTGTGGTTCAAGGTGCCGCTGCTCGGCAGTTTTCCGCTCCTGTTCTGCCTGAGCCTCGTGTTCCTCCTCAGCACGCTCGGTCTCGGCTTGTTCGTCTCGACGATCTCGGACAACCAGCAGCAGGCGATGATGACCGCGGTGTTCTTCTTCCTCACGCCGATGATCTACCTGTCCGGTTTCGTGTTCCCCATCGAGAACATGCCGGCGGCGATCCAGCCGCTGACGTACCTCATCCCGCTGCGATACTACCTGGTCATCGTGCGGGGAATCTTCCTCAAAGGCGTTGGACTCGACGTGCTCTGGCCCCAGGCCCTCGCCCTGCTGGTCTGGGGCGTCGCAATCCTCGGACTGGCCACCCTGCGGTCAACCAAGCGCGCGACGTAG
- a CDS encoding helix-turn-helix transcriptional regulator: MTRRKEQPALFRLSEAARLLSTSGSTLKQWIQRGRIRSVKTPGGHHRIPRSEVERLSGVRTSQGRLPDREALAAISGRNKLFGTITRIRYGGLLAEVTIAIGEQTLTAIITSASCRTLGLKTGMPAYGLVKATEVMIIRA, encoded by the coding sequence GTGACGCGCAGGAAGGAGCAGCCGGCGCTGTTTCGGCTGTCGGAAGCGGCGCGGCTGCTGAGCACGAGCGGATCGACGCTGAAGCAGTGGATCCAACGCGGGCGCATCCGCTCGGTGAAGACCCCCGGTGGACACCACCGCATTCCACGTTCGGAAGTTGAGCGATTGAGCGGCGTCCGCACATCGCAGGGCCGCCTGCCGGACCGCGAGGCGCTGGCAGCCATCAGCGGTCGTAACAAGCTCTTCGGCACCATCACGCGGATCCGCTATGGCGGCCTGCTCGCCGAGGTCACCATTGCCATCGGCGAACAGACGCTGACCGCCATCATCACGAGCGCCTCCTGCCGAACGCTCGGCCTCAAGACGGGCATGCCCGCCTACGGCCTGGTGAAGGCCACCGAGGTGATGATCATCCGCGCGTGA
- the mscL gene encoding large-conductance mechanosensitive channel protein MscL: MLKEFKEFAMKGNVLDMAVGIVIGAAFGKIVTSFVNDVLMPPIGMLLGKIDFSNLFVTLSGGSFATVAEAKAKGAVTLNYGLFVNSVIDFLIVAFAIFLVIKQINRMRATAPAPAAPATKECPFCTSAIAVKAVRCPQCTADISRAGA; encoded by the coding sequence ATGCTGAAAGAATTCAAGGAATTCGCCATGAAGGGGAACGTCCTCGACATGGCCGTCGGCATCGTGATCGGAGCTGCGTTCGGGAAGATCGTGACCTCGTTCGTGAACGACGTCCTGATGCCGCCAATCGGGATGCTGCTGGGCAAGATCGACTTCTCGAACCTGTTCGTCACGCTATCCGGCGGGAGCTTTGCCACCGTGGCAGAGGCGAAGGCGAAGGGTGCCGTCACGCTGAACTACGGCCTCTTCGTCAATTCGGTCATCGACTTCCTGATCGTCGCGTTCGCGATCTTCCTCGTGATCAAACAGATCAACCGGATGCGTGCCACGGCGCCGGCGCCGGCAGCCCCGGCCACGAAGGAGTGCCCGTTCTGCACGTCGGCCATCGCGGTCAAGGCCGTCCGCTGCCCGCAGTGCACGGCCGACATCAGCCGCGCTGGAGCGTGA
- a CDS encoding DUF4097 family beta strand repeat-containing protein, whose translation MKAVRCIFALAVCACLIPVLASASETERFHKVVPIGAGGSLTLHNFSGAVRIVGADVSEITIDAVRVAPRDRLDHIKLVVEATGSSVAIDANKRDDGWEGGHRNNVVDTTFDIQVPRSVSLDINVFSSPVNVKDVTGAQSIHTFSGTIEAENAPARFSAKTFSGAVRLHLAGQASSPDLDLETFSGDIGVNMPESASASVRFDSFRGRLTSDLPLTVHSQKRGHLRADLGGGDARHTVNLKTFSGDVTITK comes from the coding sequence ATGAAAGCCGTTCGCTGTATCTTCGCCCTTGCCGTCTGCGCCTGCCTGATTCCCGTTCTGGCGTCAGCGTCTGAAACCGAGCGATTCCACAAGGTGGTTCCGATCGGCGCCGGAGGCTCCCTCACGCTGCACAATTTCTCGGGTGCCGTCCGGATTGTCGGGGCTGACGTGAGCGAGATCACGATCGACGCGGTGCGCGTGGCGCCGCGCGACCGGCTCGACCACATCAAGCTCGTCGTCGAGGCCACGGGCTCCTCGGTGGCAATTGACGCCAACAAGCGAGACGATGGCTGGGAGGGCGGCCACCGGAACAACGTCGTGGACACGACGTTCGACATCCAGGTGCCCAGAAGCGTCTCGCTCGACATCAACGTCTTCAGCAGCCCGGTCAATGTGAAGGACGTCACGGGCGCGCAGTCCATCCACACCTTCTCGGGCACGATCGAGGCCGAGAACGCACCTGCCCGGTTCTCCGCGAAGACCTTCTCGGGCGCTGTGCGGCTGCACCTGGCTGGGCAGGCATCGAGTCCCGATCTCGACCTCGAGACGTTCTCGGGCGACATCGGCGTGAACATGCCGGAAAGCGCCAGCGCCAGCGTCCGCTTCGATTCGTTCCGTGGGCGGCTCACGAGTGATCTCCCGTTGACGGTGCACAGCCAGAAGCGCGGCCACCTGAGGGCCGACCTCGGTGGAGGCGATGCTCGGCACACGGTCAACCTCAAGACGTTCTCCGGCGACGTGACGATCACGAAGTAG
- a CDS encoding HisA/HisF-related TIM barrel protein yields the protein MLIPSIDLKGGKVVQLVQGDRVAIERTDVFRWVRRFKDFPQVQLIDLDAAMGTGTNDELVRKVSAKLACRVGGGIRSVDRARQVMEAGAKKIILSSALFMEGHPDLAFAAKVCEAVGREHVVAAVDTKGGRLVIHGWRTTLALSPLDAIKVLEPYCDEFLYTDVDHEGLMQGMDMEVVKAVRAATKRRVCAAGGITTQEEVNTLDAMGVDAVVGMAIYTGTMELLPPK from the coding sequence ATGCTCATCCCTAGCATCGACCTCAAGGGCGGCAAGGTTGTGCAACTCGTCCAGGGGGACCGCGTCGCGATTGAACGCACCGACGTCTTTCGCTGGGTGCGCCGCTTCAAGGACTTCCCACAGGTCCAGTTGATCGACCTCGACGCCGCGATGGGCACGGGCACCAACGACGAACTCGTCAGGAAGGTGTCAGCCAAGCTGGCGTGCCGCGTCGGCGGCGGCATCCGATCGGTGGATCGGGCGCGCCAGGTGATGGAGGCAGGCGCCAAGAAGATCATTCTCAGTTCCGCGCTCTTCATGGAAGGCCATCCCGACCTGGCCTTTGCCGCGAAGGTGTGCGAGGCGGTCGGGCGTGAACACGTGGTTGCGGCCGTGGATACGAAAGGCGGGCGCCTCGTCATTCACGGCTGGCGGACGACGCTCGCGCTGTCGCCCCTCGACGCGATCAAGGTGCTCGAGCCGTACTGCGACGAGTTCCTCTATACCGACGTCGATCACGAGGGGTTGATGCAGGGGATGGACATGGAGGTCGTCAAGGCGGTGCGCGCGGCCACCAAGCGGCGCGTCTGCGCGGCGGGCGGCATCACCACGCAGGAGGAGGTGAACACGCTCGACGCGATGGGAGTGGACGCCGTGGTTGGCATGGCCATCTACACGGGCACGATGGAACTCCTGCCACCCAAGTAA
- the hisF gene encoding imidazole glycerol phosphate synthase subunit HisF, protein MLAKRIIACLDVRDGQVVKGIRFEQLRQAGDPADLARRYNREGIDELVILDVTASLESRRAIEATIRAVAVETFIPLAVGGGIRGLEDAAAVIEAGADKVSLNTAALRDPAIITDVASRFGSQAVVVAIDAARQPQGYAVYARSARTATGRDAVEWAREAEARGAGEILLTSIDRDGTRAGFECDLTAAVSEAVSIPVIASGGAGRFEDFAEVFGRGRADAALAASIFHYQESGVGDLKRFLAENGIPVRI, encoded by the coding sequence GTGCTGGCGAAACGCATCATCGCGTGCCTCGACGTTCGGGACGGACAGGTCGTCAAGGGGATCCGCTTCGAGCAACTGCGGCAGGCCGGTGACCCGGCCGACCTCGCGCGGCGCTACAACCGGGAGGGCATCGACGAACTGGTCATCCTCGATGTGACGGCCAGTCTCGAATCGAGGCGCGCCATCGAGGCCACCATTCGCGCCGTCGCCGTCGAGACGTTCATTCCGCTGGCCGTCGGCGGTGGGATTCGCGGCCTGGAGGACGCGGCGGCGGTGATAGAAGCCGGCGCGGACAAGGTCAGCCTGAACACCGCGGCGCTTCGCGATCCCGCCATCATCACCGATGTCGCGAGTCGGTTCGGCAGCCAGGCGGTGGTCGTCGCGATTGATGCAGCCCGGCAGCCGCAGGGTTACGCGGTCTACGCGAGGAGCGCCCGGACGGCCACGGGCCGCGACGCGGTCGAGTGGGCGCGCGAGGCCGAAGCTCGTGGGGCCGGCGAGATCCTGCTCACGTCGATCGATCGAGACGGCACGCGCGCCGGCTTCGAGTGCGACTTGACCGCGGCCGTCTCCGAGGCCGTGTCCATTCCCGTCATCGCGTCCGGCGGGGCCGGCCGCTTCGAAGACTTTGCAGAGGTCTTCGGGCGCGGCCGTGCGGATGCCGCGCTGGCCGCCTCGATCTTCCATTATCAGGAGTCTGGCGTGGGCGACCTCAAACGATTTCTTGCGGAGAACGGGATACCGGTGCGAATCTAG
- the hisH gene encoding imidazole glycerol phosphate synthase subunit HisH produces the protein MIALVDYGAGNLTSVLKAFTAIGCALRVVRRADDLGEPAAIVVPGVGHFGATSSLDGRWRDALAAHVDAGRPLLGICLGMQWLFDASEEAPDCAGLGLLRGTCHRLSPPAGPRPDGARLKVPHVGWNQLRILRPSAALAGIADGSHVYFTHSYAAPVTEACVALTTHGEAFAAVVVRETVWGTQFHPEKSGEAGLRILRNFVSLVAPASAPAVL, from the coding sequence GTGATCGCGCTCGTCGATTACGGGGCCGGCAACCTGACATCTGTCCTCAAGGCCTTCACCGCGATCGGCTGCGCGCTGCGCGTCGTTCGCCGGGCCGACGACCTGGGCGAGCCCGCGGCGATTGTCGTGCCGGGCGTCGGCCATTTCGGGGCGACCTCATCGCTCGACGGCCGGTGGCGCGACGCTCTCGCGGCTCACGTCGACGCCGGTCGGCCGCTGCTCGGCATCTGCCTTGGCATGCAGTGGCTGTTCGACGCGAGCGAGGAAGCGCCGGATTGCGCCGGTCTCGGCCTCCTGCGCGGCACGTGCCACCGCCTCTCGCCGCCTGCCGGGCCGCGGCCGGACGGCGCACGGCTGAAGGTTCCCCACGTGGGATGGAACCAGTTGCGAATCCTGCGGCCCTCGGCGGCCCTCGCCGGCATCGCCGACGGGTCGCACGTCTACTTCACGCACTCGTATGCGGCACCCGTCACGGAGGCCTGTGTCGCACTGACAACGCACGGGGAGGCGTTTGCGGCGGTCGTGGTGAGAGAGACGGTATGGGGGACCCAGTTCCATCCCGAGAAATCGGGTGAAGCCGGCCTGCGGATTCTCCGCAATTTCGTCTCGCTCGTCGCGCCGGCCTCGGCGCCGGCGGTTCTCTGA
- the hisB gene encoding imidazoleglycerol-phosphate dehydratase HisB codes for MRRGIVARDTKETSIRVDFRIEGRGRAAVSTGIRFLDHMLELVARHGAFDLTIQADGDLDVDQHHTVEDVGIALGEAVSSALGSRRGINRAGYFLMPMDETLGVAALDLGGRSFAVVDLGLRAVRVGDLQSELIADFFDGFARGVRGNVHVKVLYGRSSHHRVEAVFKAFGRALRTACSRDRQLRRTLPSTKELL; via the coding sequence GTGCGCCGAGGAATAGTCGCGCGAGACACCAAAGAGACATCGATCCGGGTGGACTTCCGCATCGAGGGCCGAGGCCGCGCCGCGGTGTCCACCGGGATCCGCTTTCTCGACCACATGCTCGAGCTGGTCGCGCGCCACGGGGCGTTCGACCTGACGATCCAGGCCGACGGAGACCTCGACGTCGATCAGCATCACACCGTCGAGGATGTGGGCATTGCCCTGGGAGAAGCGGTGTCCTCGGCGCTCGGCAGCCGGCGCGGTATCAATCGGGCGGGCTACTTCCTCATGCCCATGGACGAGACGCTCGGCGTGGCCGCGCTCGACCTCGGGGGGCGGTCCTTCGCCGTCGTCGATCTCGGCCTTCGCGCCGTACGGGTTGGCGACCTGCAATCCGAGCTCATCGCGGACTTCTTCGACGGCTTCGCCCGCGGCGTGCGCGGCAACGTGCACGTGAAGGTGCTCTACGGCAGGTCGTCGCACCACCGCGTGGAGGCCGTCTTCAAGGCGTTCGGGCGGGCGCTCCGGACGGCGTGCTCGCGCGATCGGCAACTGCGGCGCACGCTGCCGAGTACCAAGGAGTTGTTGTGA
- a CDS encoding histidinol-phosphate transaminase, with the protein MDYQRVAEPGEGLRLHLNENTAGCSPKVLEAIRAIGATQISFYPDYAPALAACADLFGVALSRLALVNGLDEGIWATASACIRAGDAVGEAIVPEPTFDMYGACVRAVGGRVTAIPPGPGFRFPIEEVQAAIGPATRVVYLCSPNNPTGLSIAREHVSAIARTLPRGALVFLDEAYVDFGSRSFLPLLDTHDNVVVGRTFAKAYGLAALRIGCLIAQPAALSVVQRAIPPYSLNACAIEGVRAAIADREYHDWYCAQVTESRELIYENCARFGLTCWRSDANFVLVHAGDRSAALVQALAARGVFIRDRTGEPGCTGCVRITAGVVEHTRICLAAMEEVLCAEE; encoded by the coding sequence ATGGACTACCAGCGCGTCGCAGAGCCCGGGGAAGGGCTGCGTCTACATCTGAACGAGAACACCGCCGGCTGCTCGCCCAAGGTGCTCGAGGCAATCCGTGCGATCGGGGCCACCCAGATCTCGTTCTATCCGGACTATGCGCCCGCGCTCGCCGCCTGTGCCGACCTGTTCGGTGTCGCCCTGTCACGACTCGCGCTCGTCAACGGCCTGGACGAGGGCATCTGGGCGACCGCCAGCGCGTGCATTCGAGCGGGCGATGCCGTTGGCGAGGCCATCGTTCCTGAACCCACCTTCGACATGTACGGTGCGTGCGTCAGGGCCGTCGGGGGACGGGTGACCGCGATCCCGCCCGGTCCCGGCTTCCGGTTCCCAATCGAGGAGGTTCAGGCGGCCATCGGGCCGGCCACCCGTGTCGTCTACCTGTGCAGCCCCAACAACCCGACCGGCCTGTCGATCGCCCGCGAGCACGTGTCGGCGATTGCCAGAACCCTCCCGCGCGGTGCGCTGGTGTTTCTCGACGAGGCCTACGTCGACTTCGGCAGCCGTTCATTCCTGCCGCTGCTCGACACGCACGACAACGTCGTCGTCGGGCGGACGTTCGCAAAGGCCTACGGGCTGGCCGCATTGAGGATCGGGTGCCTCATCGCCCAGCCGGCCGCCCTGTCGGTCGTGCAGCGCGCGATTCCGCCCTACAGCTTGAACGCGTGCGCCATCGAAGGCGTCCGCGCGGCGATCGCGGATCGCGAGTACCACGATTGGTACTGCGCGCAGGTGACCGAGTCGCGGGAGTTGATCTACGAGAACTGCGCGAGGTTCGGCCTCACGTGCTGGCGCAGCGACGCGAACTTCGTGTTGGTGCACGCGGGTGATCGGTCGGCCGCACTCGTCCAGGCGCTTGCGGCGCGAGGGGTGTTCATTCGGGACCGCACCGGCGAGCCCGGGTGCACCGGGTGCGTGCGGATCACGGCGGGCGTCGTCGAGCACACGCGGATCTGCCTCGCGGCAATGGAGGAGGTTCTGTGCGCCGAGGAATAG